Sequence from the Candidatus Zixiibacteriota bacterium genome:
CGGCCAGGTATATTGCGGCAGGAGCGCGATTCCAATAATTGCAAACAGTTTTGCGGCCATTCCCGACTCGGTGCATGTTGATTACATTTGGCGGGGTCGGATACAGTTTGCAGATAATGATGACAACACTCTCAGCCTCGATCAATGTCACTCCGAACTGGTCAAGGACGGGTCGTTGATCGACTGTGTCGATTCAACATCGAGCCACGGCGCCTATTTCTTTGACGCCGACATAGACATGCACGATTCAGTATTGGTTCGGGCTACCAAAGAAGGGTTCTATCTTACCACCCTGAAACGCACCTCAAGTCAACCGGGCGATGCCTTCTTCAAGGAGACCCTGGCGCGAAAAGTGCGCTATGGAGCATCAGATCGGACCGGTTCCGGACCGTTTGAAGTGACCGAGAACAACCAGGACGCCTACAGTTTCAACCTGGCGGCTCATCGAAACTCACACCAGCCGCCGGCAGAATTGGTGGAGCGTTTTGCAGCCGATCGATACCTTCGCGATTATGCTTATGATCAAAGCCACAATCGATACCTGGCCGTAAGCAGTCAACTCAACCACGGACTGATTGTCTACTCCGCTGAAGGCACCGCCGATACCCTGAGGCTGAAGGCATCGACAAACCTGGACAACGCCGAAGGCATCACCGTTGATTCGGATGGTAATATCTACATCGCCGATTGGGGGAATCATCGCGTACTGGTGCTGGATTCGTTCGGACACGAACGTTTCTCTTTTAGCGCCCTGGGGCAGAACCAAACAGCCAATTCAAACCAGGCCGCTCGACTGGTGTTCCCCAACCGGATAGTTGCCGAAGAAGACTTGGCGAGATTGGACCATCGGCGCCAAAGACACTTGTTGGTCTCCGACTGGTTCGGTGTCCACAAGTTTGATGCTCAGGGTAGATATCTCGACAGTCCCGTTCGCGCCGACCAGACCGACCTGGAGGAAGGTTCCATCTATGAGATTACACTGGACGGTTACGGCCCGGGTTCTACATTGAGACTGCACAATCTCGTGACCGACCAACCAAGTCCGTTCACCGCGGAAGAATAATTGTGTCGTCGGTCATACTGTTGACCTTATCCTTAGTCTCAGTCATCAATCTCCGGGAAACCACAGAGGCGGTTAACCGGCCTGCATACAGGTTTGGTAATCCGTCCATATCGTCTGATTTTCACTTGTGTGTCAATCGCCCGGAACGCTTATTGAGTCCGTCCTTGACTCTGATAGGTATTAGGGCAATGGGATGTTGTTATCCGGATTGCTTCCAAGGAGAATTACTCTATGCTTATGATCCGTGCTCTTTCGATCATTCTGCTCCCGCTATTAGCTATCGCCCCGGCCCAGGATAATACCTCCTCCGACCTGCCGGTGGTCAACATCGCAATGGTAATGGACGGGCCTGCCGCCGAGAGCGACTCCTTCGTTGGCATGTTTCGGCTTGAACTTACCGAACTGCTCAAAAACGAATTCGATATCAGATTTCCCGCCGACAAACTGGTCGTTTCCGACTGGACCAACGACGGAATTACCAGCAGTATCGAACGCCTCCTTTCAGACGAAGGCGTCGACATACTGTTAACGTTGGGTGCTTATAGCACCGAGTACGTTTGTCACAAGAGTGACCTACCCAAGCCGGTGGTGGCACCGTTTGTAATCAATATCGATCTGCAGAAGATCCCTTTTGACGGGCATTCCAGCAAGGTGCCGAATCTCAGTTACATTGTAGCCTCGCCCCACTTGAAACGCACTCTGGAGGCGCTTCTTGACCTGGTATCAATCCAGAAGATCAGTTTTGTCCTGCCCCGACGAATCATCGCTCTCAACCCCAAGCTGGCCGACAACCTGCAGAATATCGCCGGGAGTCTCGGTTTGTCCTCCCACGTGGTCGCAGCCGGGTCGTCCGCGGCCGAAGTGCTTGCGGCCATCCCTGCTGATGCTGAGGCAGTGTGGGTGGGGCTGATGCTCGAAATGACTCCCGAGGACTTTCAACAACTGGCCAATGGCTTGATCGAACGACGCTTGCCTTCATACGCCTTTTCCGGTCGAACCGATGTGAAGCGCGGACTCATGATCGGCCTGGGTGAAGGCGTCGATTTCCCGCGTATCGCCAGGCGGGCTGCCTTGAACGTGCAACGAATTCTCCTCGGTGAAGAGGCTGGCGACATTGCCGTACAGTTGTCCAAAAGCGACCGACTCACCGTTAACATGTCCACGGCCCGAGCCGTGGGTGTCTACCCGGATTGGAGCGTCCTTACCGAAGCGGAGCTGGTTTCGGAACCACGCACCGAGGCGCAGCAGACATGGACCTTTCAGGCCGCCGTTGAAGAAGCTGTGCGCGTCAATCTCGATCTTTTGGCCGCCGACCGGGAAGTGTTGGCCGGACGACAGTCGGTCCGTATCGCCTTGTCGCGACTTTTGCCACAGATTGATCTGGCCGCCGGCGGTCTGCTGATCGATGACGACCGAGCCGCTGCCTCTTTCGGGTCTCAGGCCGAACAGACGCTCACCGGATCGGTAACCATGACCCAGTTACTCTTTTCTGACCCTGCATTCACAGCCCACGCCATCGAAAAGCAGGCGCAGGCGACCAGGGTAGCCGAGCGCCTGAGAGTTCGGCTGGACCTGAGGCTTGAAACGGCCGTCGCTTATCTCAATATTCTCAGGGCTCAGACGTTCGAAAGTGTTCAAAGAGATAACCTGCAACTGACCCGATCCAACCTGGAACTGACCCGTACACGACAAGCAATAGGGGTGGCCGGACCGGGCGAAGTGTATCGTTGGGAGAGTCAGTTGGCTTCCAACCGCCAATCAGTCGTTGATGCCCAGGCGGCGCGCAACACAGCTGAGATTGCCTTCAACCGATTGCTTAATCGCCCGGCCGAAGAGCATTTCATGCTTGCCGAGGAGGGACCCGACGGTTACCTGGGCATCGTCGAGAACGATCGTCTGCAAAAGTATATGGGGAACAAGTGGTCCTTCCGGCACTTTCGTGACTTTGCAGTAGGTGTGGCGGTGGCCAATGCGCCTGAGTTGCTGGCTCTTGATGCCGCCATCGCCGCCGGGCGGCGCGCCTTGAGTTCCCGACAGCGAGCTTTTTGGCTGCCCCGTCTGGCCTTGAGCGGCCAACTGTCGAGCAGGCTGGTCGAACGAGGAGCGGGCGCCGGTGACAGCCGTTCATCGCTTTTGCCACCATCGATGGCCGACGCCTTCCCCGAAAGTGACGACCTCGAATGGAACCTCGGCTTGAGCATCTCACTGCCGCTCTATTTGGGTGGATCTCGGTTCGCCCAACAAAGTAAGGCCGGCCATGCATTGACCGGGCTGGAACACCAACGCCAGGCCATGGCCGAACGGATCGAACAACGGATACGTTCGACCTTGCATACCGCCGGCGCCTCGCGGGCTGCTATTCAGTTCTCCCGGAGCGCTGCCGAAGCGGCCGGTAAAAACCTCGATTTGGTCGCCGATGCATACTCGCGTGGGGTGGTGTCGATTCTGGATCTGTTGGATGCACAAAACCATTCGCTGGTAGCTGAGCTGGCCGCCGCCGACGCCGTATTCAGGTTTTTGATAGACTTCATGAAAGTCCAGAGAGCTGCTGGGAAGTTCTTTTCACTGTCAACCCAGCAGGAGATTGATGATATTTTCCAGCGCCTGGAGGTTTACTTCGAAGCCATTCCCGCTTCAAAATAGCAAGGAGAAACGCCAGGCGATGAAATCGTTTCGTGCGCTGTTGCATGAACCAGGAGGATCAATGTCCATATCAAGACTGCTTGCACTTTTTGTATTATCCGTCGCCATCTGCGTCGGGTCCTCAGGTTGTGGAGGCGAAGATGAATCGGGACCACCCCTTATTCGGCCGGTGCGATATGAACAAGTTTTTGCGACCGGCGGTACTCGTGTGCGCGAGTTTTCGGGGGCTTCCCGGGCCGGTGTTGAATCCAGACTGAGTTTCAAAGTTGCCGGAACAATCCGTGAGCTATCCGTCAGAGTTGGTGAAGAGGTCAAAGCCGGCAGTCTGATTGCACGTCTGGATTCTGAAGACTATCAATTGCAGGTGCAGAGCGCCGATGCTTCCCTGAGTCAGGCCAAGGCCCAGGCGAGAAAGGCAGCGGCCAATCATGACCGCGTGCGGGCGGGGTATGAGAATCGCAGTTCCTCGCTCAACGACTTCGATGCGGCCCGGGCGGCCAATGAGTCAGCCCGGGCAGCCGTGCTGGCAGCCCAAAAAAACCTGGAACTGGCCCAACGACGGATGGAATACACGCGTCTCACCGCACCCGTGGCCGGCGCCATTGCCGCCGTTGAGTGTGAGGTGAATGAAAACGTCAAGGTCGGCCAGGTGGTGGCTTTGCTCACCTCCGGATCGGACCTGGAAGTTGAGGTGGCGGTGCCTGAGATACTCATCTCGCAGGTGCGGGAGGGCCAGCAGGCAACAGTGACGTTCGATGCTCTGGCCGATCGACCGTGCCGATCCATTGTCACGGAAGTAGGTGTTGCATCGACCGGCATGGTTACCACCTTTCCGGTGATCGTGGTCCTCGAAGAAATTCCAGCGGAAGTACGCCCCGGCATGGCGGCCCAGGTGGCCCTGACTTTCGAGTCTCGCGACCAACGGGAAAGGTACGTCGTCCCGTCGGTGGCGGTCGGCGAGGATGGTAAGGGACGATTCGTGTACGTGGTCGCGGCATCGGACCCGGGATTCGGCCTTGTAAGAAGGCGCCCGGTGACAGTGGGCGAGTTGACAGCCGACGGCATAGAACTGTTTGAGGGTCTTGCCGATGGCGATCTGGTGGTAACGGCCGGCGTGAGCAAACTCGTCGACGGTATGACCGTCCGGCTGGCCGCCCCCGAAGGGAACCCTTTGTGAGTATCACGCGCCTGGCCATCGACAGAAACCGAGTCACCGCTGTGGCCCTGGTTGTCATCATGCTGGCCGGACTGTATGCCTACCGCGGTCTGCCACGCGATGAAACCCCGCCCTTCATCATTCGAACTGCCCTGGTGCAGACACTCTTCCCCGGCGCTTCCCCGGAACGGGTGGAGCAACTGGTCACCGACAAGTTGGAAAAGGCGATTCAGGAGATGCCTGAGATTGATTTCATTTCCAGCCGGTCCAAGACCGGCGCCTCGGTGATCTATGTCAACATCAAAGAAGAGCATCGCAACATGCGGCCTATCTGGGACAATCTGCGTCGCAAGGTGGACAAAGCGGGAAGCGAACTGCCGGAAGGCATTATCGGTCCAATTGTCAATGACGAATTCGGGGATGTCTTCGGGATTGTCTTCGCCATCACCGGAGAGGGATTCACCTACGCCGAGTTGAAAGAGGTGGCCGACGTTTGTCGCAACGAACTCCTCCTGATCAATGAAGCCGCCAAAGTCGACATCTACGGCGCCCAGGAAGAACGTGTTTTTGTCGAGTACAACAACGCACGGCTGGCCGAGCTAAGGCTCTCACCATTGCAACTGAAAAACATCCTGGAGACGCGCAACATTATCATTCCGGGTGGACAGATTTTTACCGACCGCGAACAACTCGTTTTGGAACCGACCGGCAATTTCGAATCGGTGGAGGACCTGCGCCGGACGGTGATCAAGCTGCCCGGTCGTTCCGAGCTCGTCTACCTGGGTGATCTGGCCAGGGTCTATCGAGGCTATATCGATCCGCCGAATTCCACACTGCACTACATGGGTCGGCCATGTCTCGCTCTCGGGGTTAATCTTCGCCAGGGAGGGAATCTCCTCGAACTGGGTGAACAGGTCAAAGAGCAGGTGGCGCGATTCCAGACGGTTTATCCTATCGGAGTTGATTTCGAGTTTGTCGCCTTTCAACCTTTCTTCGTCGAAAAGAAGGTTAACGACTTTGTCGACAGTCTGCTGATGGCCGTTGCCATCGTTCTATTGGTGATGCTGGTGTCCTTGGGTCTTCGCACCGGCCTGGTGGTGGCCAGTTTGATCCCGGCCGCGATGATCATGGCTTTATTCTTAATGTCGCTTCTGGACATCGGGCTTGACCAAATGTCCCTGGCTTCTCTGATAATCGCCCTGGGCATGCTTGTAGACAATGCAATCGTCATGTCCGAATCGATCATGGTGCAGATGCGTAACGGCAAAACGGCGAAAGCTGCCGCCATAAATGCAGCCTCGGAGTTGCGTATCCCCCTGCTGACATCATCACTGACAACGGCCGCAGCCTTCCTTACAATCTTCCTGGCCGAGTCCACTACCGGTGAGTACACGGCGCCGTTGTTCAAGGTGGTGACGATCACGCTGATATCATCATGGATACTATCTCTCACCATGACACCGCTTTTGTGTGTCCGTTTCATGAGAGTGAAAGTTGTCGCGTCCGATGCGATACCTTTCAACAGTCGGTTCTATCACAAATATCGGGCTTTTCTGCTGATGGTATTGAAACGTCGGTTGCTGTCGTTGGCCGGGGTGGTAGCTGTCTTCATGTTGGCCATGTTTGCATTCGGCTGGGTCCCAAAGATCTTCTTCCCACCGGGGGACAAGCCGATTGTCTATGCCGAATTAAAGCTGCCCATCGGTACCCCTCTGAAACGCACCGAGAAGGTGGTCGAATCCATCGAGGGATTCATGGCTTCTGAATTGGTTGCAGATTCGACCCGTTCGGAAGGCATCGTTAATTGGGCGTCGTTTATCGGCAAAGGTGCACCGAGGTATGTACTCGGCGTTGCCCCCGAACCGCCCAGCCCCCATTACGCCTACATCCTCATCAATACTACCACCAACGACGCCGCGCTTAACAGAGTCATACCACACCTGGAAGTTTACTGTCAGGAGCAGTTTCCCGATCTCGACGCGACCATCTCCGATCTCACTCTGGGACCACCGGTCAAGCACCCCGTGGAGGTCCGGGTGTCCGGAGCCGACCTTGACAAAGTTTTTGATTTGGCCGACCGCGTCAAAGAACGCATGCTGACCCATGAGAGCCTGCGCAATGTCACCAACGACTGGGGACCGCGCACCAAAAAACTAATGGTAAACATCAACGAAGCACGGGCACGACGAGCCGGACTGACCAATCGTGACATCGCGTTCTCGCTTCAGACGGTACTCTCAGGCATCAAGACCACCAACTACTACGAGGACGATAAACTGATCCCGGTCACTCTGCGCTCGATTGCAGCCGAGCGTGATGATATCGGGAAACTGCAAAGCCACAACGTCTTTTCGCCACTGACCGGTCGTTCGGTGCCGTTGATGCAGGTGGCCGACGTCGAAGTTGTATGGCAGCCGGCGGAAATCCATAGACGCGATCGCCTTAAGACCGTGATCGTCTCGGCCAATGTCGCACCCGGTGTTAATGCCATCGCCGCAGCGCAGGAATTGGACAAGTGGCTCAAAAGCGAGGCCTCCGGTTGGGAGATCGGTTACAAATATGAACTCGGTGGTGAACTGGAATCGTCGGGTGAAGCCAACGAATCAATCGCCGCCAAATTCCCTATCGCTATGTTGATCATCGTCATGCTCCTGGTGGGACAGTTCAACTCGGTAAGACGACCGGTAATCATCCTGCTGACTATTCCCCTGGGGTTGATCGGCGTGGTGATCGGTCTATTGGTGGCTCGCTCCTATTTCGGCTTCATGACCTTACTGGGTGTTATTTCGCTGGCCGGAATTGTCATCAACAACGGCATCGTGCTGCTTGAAAGAATCAAGCTGGAAATCGAGGACAACGGTCTCAGGCCGCAACGTGCCATTATCGAAGCGGCTCAACACCGGTTGCGACCGATCCTGTTGACAACGGCCACAACTGTCGGTGGACTGTTGCCGCTGTGGTATTCAGGCGAACCAATGTTCAAGCCGATGGCCATAGCCATCATTTTCGGTTTGCTTTTTGCAACCATACTGACTCTTGGGGTGGTGCCGCTGCTCTACTCCCTTTTCTTCCGAGTCAGTTTCAAGGATTTCACGTACAACAAAAGTTGAGGAAGGAGACTTCACGCTGCCGGGCATGTTGATAAACACTTGTTCCGTTGTGTCGGGTCCTGACCACACCGGTGGCATCCTTGTGCCGAAGGTCCGCCCTAGGAGGGATACCGCCGAGATCGGCAGGATCACAGTCCGCCGCGACTCTTGCCGGTGCTGTCAGTCGACTCGCCTGACAGCCAGTTGGCTGGCGGTATCACCCAACACCACCCACGAACGAGATGTTCTTCAACGACGCCCGTTCGGTAGGGCGCGCGCCTGACTCGAACGGTCGAGTTAAATGCCTCAGGATGAAGAGAAAGTCCTTGGAAACAGTGGAGCAATGGCGTTAATAGCAGCTAACGAGTCTTAGGTCTGGACGAGTCTGTATGAAAAAGATATTTGGAAATCTCGTGGACATTCGCAAAGGTGAGATCGGCCTCACGCTGCTCATGTTCTCCAATTACTATCTGCTCTTAGTTACCTATTATTTTCTGAAGCCGGCGCGGGACTCGCTGTTCCTGGTAAAAGTCAGTTCCGAGATGCTACCGCTGGCGTTTATTATAACAGCACTCGTTGCGGCGCCGCTTACCATACTCTACTCGCGGGCCAGTCGCTCGCTTAAGTTGAATCAATTGGTCAATGTGACCATTGCGGTCATCATCATCAACTTAGTCATCCTGCGCTATCTGGTTCAGATCAATCAACCTTGGGTGTACTATCTGTTCTATACGTGGGTAAGCATCTACGGCGCCTTGACCACTTCGCAGTTCTGGCTTTTGGCCAACACCGTCTATGATGCATCTCAGGCCAAACGAGTGTTTGCTCTGCTGGGTCTGGGTGGTATCCTGGGCGCCTTCACCGGCGGCGAGGTCACGGCTTTCTGTATCGAACGCCTTGGCGTGTCAACTGAGAACCTATTGTTCTTCTGCATGGGTTTTCTTTTCATCAGCGCAGTGTTAAGCAGCGCCGCCTGGAAAAAAAGTTCCGGTCAATTGAGTCTCAGTAAGAAGCCTCGCAGCCGAGGCAAACCGCGAGCGGAAAAAATGGGACACTCGGTCAAGGCCATCTTTGGATCGAAGCATCTGAAACTAACCGTTGGAATCATCGCCCTAACCATGATGGTGGCGACCTTTGTCGACTACCAGTTCAAGTCGGAAGCAGTCAACGCATTTCCCACCAAACCGGAACTGACTTCGTTTCTGGGACAATTCTATGGTCGTCTCAGTTTGGTGTCGCTCGGTCTGCAACTTTTGTTTGCCTACCGCTTCATTCGTTGGTTGGGTGTCGGTGGCATCATAATGTTTCTCCCCATGGGATTGGTCCTTGGCTCGGCGGGCATGTTTATGTTTCCGGGTTTGCTGGCCGCCGTCCTCCTGCGTGGCGCCGATGGCAGCCTCAAATACTCGCTGGACAAGACCGGTCGGGAGTTGCTATTCCTGCCCATCCCATCGCAGCTAAAGGCTCGCACGAAGATATTTATCGATGTGTTCGTCGACCGCTGGTTTCGCGGATTGGCCGGCGGCCTGTTGCTAATGTTCACCGCTGTCTGGAGTTTGTCGGTGCGTGAGATTAGTCTGGTGGTGCTCGGCTTGCTCGCCGTATGGCTGGTACTGGTCCTGATGATGCGCAAGGAGTATGTCAACTCGTTCAGGACGGCGCTGGAAAAACGACATATCGACGCTGACGACATTCGGATGAATATCAACGACACCGCGACGGTCAACGCCTTGATTGCCGGTCTCGGGTCAACCAATGATCGTCAAGTAGTGTACTCGCTTCGGATGGTCAAATCGGTGACCGATGTCGAACTCGTCTGGCCGGTCTTGCCGCTTCTCAGACACCGATCGGCCGAAGTAAGGCGGACAGCTCTTGAAGCCCTTCAAATCCACGGCGGCACCCAGCAAGTCGAGGAAGTGAAACGACTGCTCACAGACTCAGACATAAGTGTCCGCTGTGAGGCTATTCACTTTCTGAGTCAGCAAGAATCGCCCGACGGGATCGATACTATCAGACAGTACCTGGGCAGCACCGAGATTGGCATTCAACACGGCGCCTTGGCCTGCATGGCCACCTACGGAACGAGCGAGACGGAGAGACTCTTAACCGACCGGGTGATCAGCGGCATCATGCAGGAAACCTCGCCGGGCGCGGTCGAAGGCCGAGCGCAGTTGGCGCGTGCTCTGGGAACTATGCAATCGACAAAGACCGCCGAGGTCCTGGAACAACTTCTTGACGACCCATCGACAACCGTCATTAAGCATGCCATCGCCGGTGTCGGACGCAGGCAGATACGCAGCCGCGTGCCGTGGCTTCTGGAGCATCTGGCCGACCGGGAACTCAGGTCCGACTCAAGAGCCGCCCTGGCTGCTTTTGGTCGCAGTATCCTGGGAACGCTGCATGACTACCTCATGGATACCGGCATCCCGTTGAACATTCGCCGAAACATCCCCCGCGTGATGCGGCAGATCCCCATCCAGCAAACGGTAGAGATACTCACAACGGTTCTGGGTAAAGTAGAACCCACTATCAACGGCGCGGTAATCAAAGCCCTGAACAGTTTGCGAACGCGACACTCCGATCTGGCCTTCAACTCCGATGAACTCGGCGAATCGCTGGTCGGCCAGACTAAGAGCTACTACCAGGTCGCCCGGGTGCTGCACCTTCATCAGCAGTCCTTGGACAGTCCGGCCGGGAACCTCTTGCAAAGAGCCCTTCAAGAAAAACAACAGCAGAATCTGGAGAGGATATTCAGACTCCTGGGACTGGTGTATCCGCCCCGAGACATTTATTACGCCTACCTGGGCATCGTGAGTGGC
This genomic interval carries:
- a CDS encoding efflux RND transporter periplasmic adaptor subunit; this translates as MSISRLLALFVLSVAICVGSSGCGGEDESGPPLIRPVRYEQVFATGGTRVREFSGASRAGVESRLSFKVAGTIRELSVRVGEEVKAGSLIARLDSEDYQLQVQSADASLSQAKAQARKAAANHDRVRAGYENRSSSLNDFDAARAANESARAAVLAAQKNLELAQRRMEYTRLTAPVAGAIAAVECEVNENVKVGQVVALLTSGSDLEVEVAVPEILISQVREGQQATVTFDALADRPCRSIVTEVGVASTGMVTTFPVIVVLEEIPAEVRPGMAAQVALTFESRDQRERYVVPSVAVGEDGKGRFVYVVAASDPGFGLVRRRPVTVGELTADGIELFEGLADGDLVVTAGVSKLVDGMTVRLAAPEGNPL
- a CDS encoding TolC family protein, translated to MLMIRALSIILLPLLAIAPAQDNTSSDLPVVNIAMVMDGPAAESDSFVGMFRLELTELLKNEFDIRFPADKLVVSDWTNDGITSSIERLLSDEGVDILLTLGAYSTEYVCHKSDLPKPVVAPFVINIDLQKIPFDGHSSKVPNLSYIVASPHLKRTLEALLDLVSIQKISFVLPRRIIALNPKLADNLQNIAGSLGLSSHVVAAGSSAAEVLAAIPADAEAVWVGLMLEMTPEDFQQLANGLIERRLPSYAFSGRTDVKRGLMIGLGEGVDFPRIARRAALNVQRILLGEEAGDIAVQLSKSDRLTVNMSTARAVGVYPDWSVLTEAELVSEPRTEAQQTWTFQAAVEEAVRVNLDLLAADREVLAGRQSVRIALSRLLPQIDLAAGGLLIDDDRAAASFGSQAEQTLTGSVTMTQLLFSDPAFTAHAIEKQAQATRVAERLRVRLDLRLETAVAYLNILRAQTFESVQRDNLQLTRSNLELTRTRQAIGVAGPGEVYRWESQLASNRQSVVDAQAARNTAEIAFNRLLNRPAEEHFMLAEEGPDGYLGIVENDRLQKYMGNKWSFRHFRDFAVGVAVANAPELLALDAAIAAGRRALSSRQRAFWLPRLALSGQLSSRLVERGAGAGDSRSSLLPPSMADAFPESDDLEWNLGLSISLPLYLGGSRFAQQSKAGHALTGLEHQRQAMAERIEQRIRSTLHTAGASRAAIQFSRSAAEAAGKNLDLVADAYSRGVVSILDLLDAQNHSLVAELAAADAVFRFLIDFMKVQRAAGKFFSLSTQQEIDDIFQRLEVYFEAIPASK
- a CDS encoding efflux RND transporter permease subunit; protein product: MSITRLAIDRNRVTAVALVVIMLAGLYAYRGLPRDETPPFIIRTALVQTLFPGASPERVEQLVTDKLEKAIQEMPEIDFISSRSKTGASVIYVNIKEEHRNMRPIWDNLRRKVDKAGSELPEGIIGPIVNDEFGDVFGIVFAITGEGFTYAELKEVADVCRNELLLINEAAKVDIYGAQEERVFVEYNNARLAELRLSPLQLKNILETRNIIIPGGQIFTDREQLVLEPTGNFESVEDLRRTVIKLPGRSELVYLGDLARVYRGYIDPPNSTLHYMGRPCLALGVNLRQGGNLLELGEQVKEQVARFQTVYPIGVDFEFVAFQPFFVEKKVNDFVDSLLMAVAIVLLVMLVSLGLRTGLVVASLIPAAMIMALFLMSLLDIGLDQMSLASLIIALGMLVDNAIVMSESIMVQMRNGKTAKAAAINAASELRIPLLTSSLTTAAAFLTIFLAESTTGEYTAPLFKVVTITLISSWILSLTMTPLLCVRFMRVKVVASDAIPFNSRFYHKYRAFLLMVLKRRLLSLAGVVAVFMLAMFAFGWVPKIFFPPGDKPIVYAELKLPIGTPLKRTEKVVESIEGFMASELVADSTRSEGIVNWASFIGKGAPRYVLGVAPEPPSPHYAYILINTTTNDAALNRVIPHLEVYCQEQFPDLDATISDLTLGPPVKHPVEVRVSGADLDKVFDLADRVKERMLTHESLRNVTNDWGPRTKKLMVNINEARARRAGLTNRDIAFSLQTVLSGIKTTNYYEDDKLIPVTLRSIAAERDDIGKLQSHNVFSPLTGRSVPLMQVADVEVVWQPAEIHRRDRLKTVIVSANVAPGVNAIAAAQELDKWLKSEASGWEIGYKYELGGELESSGEANESIAAKFPIAMLIIVMLLVGQFNSVRRPVIILLTIPLGLIGVVIGLLVARSYFGFMTLLGVISLAGIVINNGIVLLERIKLEIEDNGLRPQRAIIEAAQHRLRPILLTTATTVGGLLPLWYSGEPMFKPMAIAIIFGLLFATILTLGVVPLLYSLFFRVSFKDFTYNKS
- a CDS encoding MFS transporter — protein: MKKIFGNLVDIRKGEIGLTLLMFSNYYLLLVTYYFLKPARDSLFLVKVSSEMLPLAFIITALVAAPLTILYSRASRSLKLNQLVNVTIAVIIINLVILRYLVQINQPWVYYLFYTWVSIYGALTTSQFWLLANTVYDASQAKRVFALLGLGGILGAFTGGEVTAFCIERLGVSTENLLFFCMGFLFISAVLSSAAWKKSSGQLSLSKKPRSRGKPRAEKMGHSVKAIFGSKHLKLTVGIIALTMMVATFVDYQFKSEAVNAFPTKPELTSFLGQFYGRLSLVSLGLQLLFAYRFIRWLGVGGIIMFLPMGLVLGSAGMFMFPGLLAAVLLRGADGSLKYSLDKTGRELLFLPIPSQLKARTKIFIDVFVDRWFRGLAGGLLLMFTAVWSLSVREISLVVLGLLAVWLVLVLMMRKEYVNSFRTALEKRHIDADDIRMNINDTATVNALIAGLGSTNDRQVVYSLRMVKSVTDVELVWPVLPLLRHRSAEVRRTALEALQIHGGTQQVEEVKRLLTDSDISVRCEAIHFLSQQESPDGIDTIRQYLGSTEIGIQHGALACMATYGTSETERLLTDRVISGIMQETSPGAVEGRAQLARALGTMQSTKTAEVLEQLLDDPSTTVIKHAIAGVGRRQIRSRVPWLLEHLADRELRSDSRAALAAFGRSILGTLHDYLMDTGIPLNIRRNIPRVMRQIPIQQTVEILTTVLGKVEPTINGAVIKALNSLRTRHSDLAFNSDELGESLVGQTKSYYQVARVLHLHQQSLDSPAGNLLQRALQEKQQQNLERIFRLLGLVYPPRDIYYAYLGIVSGRKMLHANAIEFLDNLLRTDIKRYILPILDDVSPGLILQKGSELFEVGYADREDALTYLMEGPDSWLRACAVFTIRPDDSHRLQELVEKSLDDPDPVVRETARLMKANKGP